The Zobellia alginiliquefaciens genome contains a region encoding:
- a CDS encoding MMPL family transporter: MGRFFFKAYQFIADKRLLSLGILLLLILGLASIVSKIQFEDDITALIPANEEAQRVQKVLKSITFTDKIIINIQKDEEGTVDDLTQYAKDLLDSLELHQSEFIKGVQGRVNSDDVPKTLDLVYDNLPLFLEANDYPKITQKINPDSIAKVTAENYRALISPSGIVAKKTIVKDPLRLSFIALKRLQELGVGDDFKLKNGFLLDKAEKNILLFLTPTYGSNETDKNLPFSNALYDLQDKLNTEYSTKVHSEYYGAALVAVANAKQIRGDIQFTVSIAMTLLIIILMLFYRKLALPFILFLPTVVGALLSIAFLCILRDKISAISLGIGSVLLGVTLDYALHILTHIRNGNGAESLYKEVAPSILMSSLTTASAFLCLLFLESQALQDLGIFAAVSVLGASVFALLFIPQVYSANKVVSSRRTILDRVASFDFHKSKWAIIILISFSIVSIFTYNRVVFNKDIAKLNYETEVLQKARERLEILTDISSKSIYLSTYGNDTETVLAQNDSLYNELKTLEQNNKILSFSSVGGLIRAKKTQEEKIQAWKKFWNSSKIKTTKDNLIESSNEFGFKPTTFSAFYNLLNADFSPMEVTDFEPIKSFSLDDYIVKDDNGTTITSLVKVDDDHIEALRERFETSPNTLLIDRQQVNETFLGNLKNDFNGLIGYSLIVVLLILLLFYRSLSLTVVTSIPIYLTWFLTVGIMGLFHIEFNIFNIIICSFIFGLGVDYSIFITNGLLTEYRTGEKVLHTHKTSILLSVITTIAGVGVLIFAKHPVLYTISTVSLIGILSAAFVAFTVQPLLFRLFIGSADKRPIHVRYFIHSVLSFGYFGSGGFLYSIYGWIKLKLSPQSLKKENKMYHKAVSKLMGSVLYTNPFVSKEIRNPHNETFEKPVMIIANHTSFLDILAIGMLHPKIIFMVNDWVYNSPVFGSAAKLAGAYPVSGGIENGEVFLKEKVAQGFSIIAFPEGTRSSSNKIKRFHKGAFYLAQQFELDILPVLIHGNSEVLPKGSFIIRDGSITIELLPRIKSNDTQYGKNYSERAKQLGAYFRSKFRGLRDEIEGENYWDKALFENYRYKGDAIFKAVESDITTHKSTYYQLLKKIGQKSKIVHLSDDFGQLDLLLALDSIDRKITVHLSNHEAAILLEHNFLTTNYSKIEIAKSLERALTTEADVLIIDSRLETSQLTEFIENNFETLILLKEALQGDLAPLEVLGFITSEQNDNFRLLKKTRS, from the coding sequence ATGGGTAGATTCTTCTTTAAAGCATATCAATTTATCGCGGACAAAAGGCTGTTGTCCTTAGGCATATTACTATTGCTAATCTTAGGGCTAGCGTCAATTGTATCAAAAATTCAGTTTGAAGATGATATTACAGCCCTTATTCCCGCCAACGAAGAGGCACAACGTGTCCAAAAAGTCTTAAAGTCGATTACGTTTACCGATAAAATCATCATCAATATTCAAAAAGATGAAGAAGGTACGGTAGACGACCTTACCCAATACGCAAAGGACCTATTGGATAGCCTTGAGCTGCACCAATCGGAATTTATTAAAGGCGTGCAAGGAAGGGTCAATTCCGATGACGTTCCAAAGACCTTGGATTTGGTCTACGACAATCTCCCATTGTTTTTAGAAGCGAACGACTACCCAAAAATCACCCAAAAGATAAACCCGGATAGTATTGCAAAAGTAACTGCAGAAAATTACCGTGCGCTCATATCCCCGTCCGGTATAGTGGCCAAAAAAACAATTGTTAAAGACCCTTTACGGCTCTCTTTCATTGCGCTCAAGCGATTACAGGAATTGGGTGTGGGCGATGATTTTAAATTGAAAAATGGGTTTTTACTGGACAAAGCGGAAAAGAACATCCTCCTCTTTCTTACACCAACTTACGGATCCAATGAAACGGATAAAAACCTTCCTTTTTCCAATGCACTTTACGATTTACAGGATAAACTGAATACCGAATACTCCACCAAAGTACACAGCGAGTATTACGGAGCCGCTCTGGTGGCCGTAGCCAATGCCAAGCAGATTAGAGGTGACATTCAGTTTACCGTAAGTATTGCCATGACGTTACTCATCATTATTTTGATGCTCTTTTACCGGAAGTTGGCATTGCCTTTTATTCTTTTCCTTCCCACCGTAGTTGGCGCACTTTTATCCATTGCGTTTCTCTGTATTCTACGCGATAAAATTTCGGCTATATCATTGGGAATCGGTTCAGTGCTATTGGGCGTAACCTTAGATTATGCCTTGCATATTCTAACACACATACGAAATGGAAACGGTGCCGAAAGTCTATATAAAGAGGTAGCCCCGTCTATCTTAATGAGCAGTCTTACTACGGCTTCCGCGTTTTTATGCCTTCTTTTTTTAGAGTCGCAAGCTCTGCAAGACCTCGGTATTTTTGCTGCGGTAAGCGTTTTGGGGGCGTCAGTTTTTGCCTTATTGTTCATTCCACAGGTGTACTCGGCCAATAAAGTGGTGAGTTCAAGACGTACGATTCTAGACCGAGTTGCTTCCTTTGATTTTCATAAATCAAAATGGGCGATCATTATACTCATCTCATTTTCTATCGTTAGTATTTTCACCTATAACCGCGTGGTTTTCAATAAGGATATTGCTAAATTAAACTATGAGACCGAAGTATTACAGAAGGCCCGAGAACGATTGGAAATACTAACGGATATTAGTTCAAAATCGATTTACCTTTCTACCTACGGCAACGATACGGAGACTGTTCTGGCTCAAAATGATTCGCTTTACAACGAGTTAAAAACACTTGAACAAAATAATAAAATACTAAGTTTTAGTTCTGTTGGCGGACTCATACGAGCGAAAAAAACTCAAGAAGAGAAAATTCAAGCGTGGAAAAAGTTCTGGAATTCTTCCAAAATAAAGACCACCAAAGATAACCTTATTGAAAGCAGTAACGAATTCGGTTTTAAACCTACTACCTTCTCTGCATTTTACAATTTATTAAATGCTGATTTTAGTCCAATGGAAGTGACTGATTTTGAACCTATAAAATCATTTTCTCTTGACGATTACATTGTAAAAGATGACAACGGAACTACTATTACTTCTTTGGTAAAAGTAGATGACGACCATATTGAAGCTTTACGAGAACGGTTCGAAACCTCTCCCAATACCTTGCTTATTGACCGGCAACAGGTGAACGAAACATTCTTGGGCAACTTAAAAAACGATTTTAACGGTCTCATCGGTTATTCATTAATTGTAGTTCTGCTCATTCTTCTGCTGTTCTACCGCAGCCTTTCACTAACGGTGGTAACGAGTATTCCTATTTACCTCACCTGGTTTTTGACCGTAGGTATCATGGGCCTTTTTCATATTGAATTCAATATTTTCAACATCATTATCTGCAGCTTCATTTTCGGATTGGGTGTTGATTATAGCATTTTTATTACCAACGGATTGCTTACCGAATACCGTACAGGTGAAAAGGTACTCCATACCCATAAGACCTCTATATTACTTTCTGTAATCACTACTATTGCCGGTGTTGGGGTCCTTATATTTGCAAAACACCCCGTACTTTACACGATTTCTACGGTGTCGCTAATAGGTATTCTATCTGCTGCATTCGTGGCTTTTACGGTGCAACCACTTCTGTTTCGGTTATTTATTGGTAGCGCGGACAAACGCCCAATTCATGTGCGGTATTTTATACATTCCGTACTGTCATTCGGTTATTTTGGTTCAGGAGGGTTTTTGTATTCTATCTACGGATGGATTAAACTAAAATTGTCGCCTCAAAGCTTAAAAAAGGAAAATAAAATGTACCATAAAGCGGTTTCCAAATTAATGGGTTCCGTACTGTACACCAACCCATTTGTATCCAAAGAAATACGAAATCCGCATAACGAGACATTTGAAAAGCCCGTAATGATCATTGCCAACCACACCAGCTTTTTGGACATTCTAGCTATTGGTATGCTTCATCCAAAGATTATTTTTATGGTAAACGACTGGGTGTACAATTCCCCTGTTTTTGGTAGTGCGGCAAAATTGGCCGGAGCGTATCCCGTTTCAGGAGGCATAGAAAATGGGGAGGTTTTTTTAAAGGAGAAAGTAGCGCAAGGGTTCAGTATTATTGCATTCCCAGAAGGCACGCGTTCCTCCAGCAATAAAATAAAACGTTTTCACAAAGGGGCTTTCTACTTGGCGCAACAGTTTGAATTGGATATCCTACCCGTACTTATTCATGGAAATTCCGAAGTACTTCCAAAGGGAAGTTTTATTATTCGTGATGGGAGTATCACCATTGAACTTTTACCTAGAATCAAATCGAACGATACCCAATACGGCAAAAATTACAGTGAACGCGCCAAACAGCTAGGAGCCTACTTCAGAAGTAAATTCAGAGGGCTTAGAGATGAAATAGAAGGTGAAAATTACTGGGACAAAGCCCTTTTTGAAAATTACAGATACAAAGGGGACGCTATTTTCAAGGCCGTAGAGTCCGATATAACCACCCATAAAAGCACCTATTATCAACTTCTGAAAAAAATTGGTCAAAAGAGTAAAATTGTACACCTTTCCGATGATTTTGGCCAGCTAGATTTGCTTCTTGCCTTAGATTCCATAGATAGAAAAATAACTGTTCACCTTTCAAACCACGAAGCTGCAATTTTACTGGAACATAATTTTCTCACTACAAATTATAGCAAAATAGAAATTGCCAAAAGCTTGGAACGGGCCTTGACCACTGAGGCCGATGTATTGATAATCGATAGTCGACTTGAAACATCACAACTGACCGAATTTATTGAAAACAACTTTGAAACCCTCATTTTATTAAAGGAAGCGCTGCAAGGGGATTTAGCTCCACTAGAAGTATTGGGTTTCATTACTAGCGAACAAAATGATAACTTTAGGCTACTTAAAAAGACACGCAGTTAA
- a CDS encoding phytoene desaturase family protein — protein sequence MKEHYDVVIVGSGMGGLVSAIIMAREGKSVCVLEKNNQYGGNLQTFVRDRAIFDTGVHYLGGLEKGQNLYRYFEYLDILDGLSLTRLDEDGFDRITFDGDEKEYPHAQGYENFEKQLVEQFPEEKHAIHEYCKKLQETCAKFPLYNLKLGKPYHDDTELFTLPAKEYIDSVTENEKLRAVLAGSNLLYAGEADKTPFYVHALSINSYIQSSYRCADGGSQITKLLIKRLKESGGETYKHSEVTKFNVEDRQIVSVETTKGDIVKGDLFISNIEPKVTIKMVGQEHFRKSYANRIQSIDSTISAFSIHIVLKPETFKYLNYNYYHFKNYESVWNSHNYSQESWPEAYMVSMGTRKNQGEWADQLTAITYMRYEELEPWSGTFNTVAQKNSRGQTYEEFKEAKIEAFLNVLEEKFPNIRESIQSVHTSTPLSYRDYIGCNEGSMYGYAKDVNTPLKTFISPKTKIKNLYFTGQSINMHGILGVTISSVVTCSEILGSEYLLDKITKGSTKTNQKIDA from the coding sequence ATGAAAGAACATTATGATGTTGTTATAGTAGGTAGTGGCATGGGCGGTCTCGTTTCAGCTATTATTATGGCGCGCGAGGGCAAAAGTGTGTGCGTATTGGAAAAAAACAACCAATACGGCGGCAACTTACAGACCTTTGTTCGCGACCGTGCTATTTTTGATACCGGTGTTCATTATTTAGGCGGATTGGAAAAAGGGCAGAACCTCTATCGCTACTTTGAATATCTTGATATTTTAGATGGACTCTCCCTTACCCGATTGGATGAAGACGGTTTTGACCGGATTACTTTTGATGGGGACGAAAAAGAATACCCGCATGCCCAAGGGTACGAAAATTTTGAAAAGCAACTGGTAGAACAATTTCCTGAAGAAAAACATGCCATTCATGAGTATTGCAAAAAACTGCAAGAAACCTGTGCTAAATTTCCGCTTTACAATCTAAAACTGGGCAAACCGTATCATGACGATACCGAACTTTTTACCTTGCCGGCGAAAGAGTATATTGACTCGGTTACTGAAAATGAAAAACTACGTGCCGTACTTGCCGGTTCTAACCTCCTGTATGCCGGTGAAGCCGATAAGACACCGTTTTATGTACATGCACTCTCCATTAACTCCTACATTCAAAGCTCCTACAGATGTGCCGATGGGGGCAGCCAGATAACTAAACTCCTCATCAAAAGGTTAAAAGAAAGTGGCGGCGAGACCTATAAACATAGTGAAGTAACCAAATTCAATGTTGAAGACAGACAGATTGTTTCGGTGGAGACAACAAAAGGTGATATTGTAAAAGGAGACCTCTTCATTTCTAATATAGAACCTAAGGTTACCATTAAAATGGTGGGTCAAGAGCATTTTAGAAAATCGTACGCCAACCGCATTCAGAGTATTGACAGTACTATTTCGGCTTTTAGCATTCACATCGTTCTTAAGCCAGAAACATTCAAATACCTGAATTATAATTACTATCACTTCAAAAATTACGAGTCCGTTTGGAACTCGCATAATTACTCTCAAGAATCATGGCCTGAAGCGTACATGGTCTCTATGGGAACACGTAAAAACCAAGGAGAATGGGCGGATCAGCTGACTGCCATCACCTACATGCGCTATGAAGAATTAGAACCTTGGTCCGGAACTTTCAATACAGTGGCTCAAAAAAATAGTCGCGGGCAAACGTATGAAGAGTTCAAAGAAGCCAAGATAGAGGCATTTTTAAATGTACTGGAAGAAAAGTTTCCGAATATCCGTGAAAGCATTCAATCGGTTCACACTTCAACCCCATTATCCTATAGGGATTATATTGGCTGCAACGAGGGTTCTATGTACGGTTATGCCAAAGACGTAAACACCCCCTTAAAGACATTTATCTCCCCTAAAACCAAAATAAAAAACCTTTATTTCACTGGCCAAAGCATTAATATGCACGGCATTTTAGGTGTAACGATCAGTAGCGTCGTTACCTGTTCGGAAATTTTGGGCAGTGAATATCTGTTAGATAAAATTACCAAAGGAAGTACAAAGACCAACCAAAAAATTGATGCATAA
- a CDS encoding cupin-like domain-containing protein: MGQFKTTPVERVENISKADFIKNYYKPQKPVLITGLTKDWPAYEKWKLDYVQERAGDQIVPLYNNEPAKDKQSVYAPVKEMKLSEYIQILKTEPTDLRIFFYNILKEMPELLKDFHYPDIGLKFFKKLPALFFGGGKSKVFMHYDIDLPDSMHFHFDGDKVVNLFSPEQTQYLYKVPFSIHNIEDIDMDNPDFEKYPALKYAQCIRAEMKHGDALYMPSGYWHSIRYLNGGFSMTLRALPRHPGRFANMLYNVMIMRHIDNITRKYRGQKWLDYKDRLAIKRTEKNLKMKKDS; this comes from the coding sequence ATGGGACAGTTTAAAACAACACCGGTAGAACGGGTAGAAAACATCTCAAAAGCGGACTTTATAAAAAATTACTACAAACCTCAAAAGCCGGTCTTGATTACAGGACTGACCAAAGATTGGCCTGCTTATGAGAAATGGAAACTTGATTATGTCCAGGAACGCGCCGGTGACCAAATTGTACCTCTATACAACAATGAACCTGCTAAGGACAAGCAAAGCGTTTATGCTCCTGTAAAGGAAATGAAGCTGAGTGAATACATCCAAATTTTAAAAACTGAACCAACGGACCTTCGGATTTTCTTTTATAATATCTTGAAGGAAATGCCCGAACTGCTTAAAGATTTTCATTACCCTGATATTGGACTAAAATTCTTTAAAAAACTACCGGCACTCTTCTTTGGCGGAGGGAAATCTAAAGTCTTTATGCACTATGACATTGATTTGCCAGACAGTATGCATTTTCATTTTGACGGGGATAAAGTGGTAAACCTATTTTCCCCCGAACAGACCCAATATTTATATAAAGTACCTTTCTCCATACATAACATTGAGGATATAGACATGGATAACCCGGATTTTGAGAAGTATCCCGCTCTAAAATATGCTCAATGTATACGTGCCGAGATGAAACATGGGGACGCCCTTTACATGCCCAGCGGCTATTGGCATAGCATTAGATATCTAAACGGCGGGTTTTCCATGACGCTACGGGCCCTACCCAGACATCCGGGTCGTTTTGCCAATATGCTCTACAATGTTATGATTATGAGGCACATTGATAATATTACCCGAAAATACCGCGGGCAAAAGTGGTTGGATTATAAGGACCGATTGGCCATTAAACGCACGGAAAAGAACCTAAAAATGAAAAAAGATAGTTAA
- a CDS encoding C45 family peptidase, whose protein sequence is MPQIHFPKIYVLLGFTFLLVSCGVKKSLNDLPNISQYKTDVVQRHQLTDSTFVIGNNFLTKNQQGLYELYVSGNAYELGLKTGSLTRELFQEQEQVFIEKIDDLVPSERKQNMLRKFLAWFNRKMYKHVDEQYKAEIYGISQYASKDYDRIAEPYPRVMYFHGAHDIGHALQDLALVGCSSFAAWGNHTADGKLLIGRNFDFYAGDDFAKNKIIAFVAPDEGHKFMSVTWGGMIGVVSGMNEQGLTVTINAGKSKFPLVAKTPISLVTREILQYASTIDEAIAIAKKREVFVSESIFVGSAKDKKAALIEVSPHNFGVYEVENGNQLVCSNHFQSAAYAKDKKNKKHIFESHSQYRYERMEELLEEAPKVTPASAVRILRNKKGLDDKRIGYGNEKALNQLLAHHGIVFQPEDLKVWVSSNPYQLGEFVTYDLNEVFGTVKNNPEAKPISSPAENIEADPFLHTLAYKHYERYRDLKEQITAALASEEKIESSIVSEFVAVNPDFWEVHFLVGKYYYQNDDYQEALDAFEMAMTKEITTVPDQENLEKYIKKTKRKLK, encoded by the coding sequence ATGCCGCAAATACACTTTCCAAAAATATACGTACTTCTAGGCTTTACTTTTCTTCTTGTGTCTTGTGGTGTCAAAAAATCTTTGAATGACCTGCCTAACATCAGTCAGTATAAAACCGATGTGGTGCAACGACATCAACTTACGGATTCCACTTTTGTAATCGGCAATAACTTTTTGACCAAAAACCAACAAGGGCTTTACGAGCTTTACGTTTCCGGAAATGCCTATGAACTGGGTCTCAAAACTGGAAGCTTAACACGAGAATTGTTCCAAGAACAAGAACAGGTCTTTATTGAAAAAATAGACGATTTAGTCCCTTCGGAAAGGAAACAGAATATGCTTCGTAAATTCTTAGCATGGTTCAACCGAAAAATGTACAAGCATGTAGACGAGCAATACAAGGCGGAGATTTATGGCATTTCGCAATATGCCTCAAAAGACTACGACCGTATTGCAGAGCCCTACCCGAGAGTGATGTATTTTCATGGGGCACATGATATTGGCCATGCCCTGCAAGATTTAGCATTGGTAGGCTGTTCATCTTTCGCCGCTTGGGGAAACCATACTGCGGACGGAAAACTATTAATCGGCAGAAATTTTGATTTTTATGCCGGGGATGACTTTGCTAAAAACAAGATAATTGCTTTCGTTGCTCCTGATGAAGGCCACAAGTTTATGTCCGTTACCTGGGGAGGTATGATAGGTGTGGTCTCAGGTATGAACGAGCAAGGTTTAACGGTAACTATTAATGCTGGAAAATCTAAATTCCCTTTGGTAGCCAAAACTCCAATTTCACTCGTAACCCGTGAAATATTGCAATACGCCTCAACTATAGACGAAGCCATTGCCATTGCAAAAAAACGTGAGGTTTTTGTTTCTGAATCGATTTTCGTTGGAAGTGCAAAAGACAAAAAAGCAGCGCTTATTGAGGTTTCCCCGCATAACTTTGGAGTATATGAAGTGGAAAACGGTAATCAATTGGTTTGTTCCAACCACTTTCAAAGTGCCGCTTACGCTAAGGATAAAAAGAACAAAAAGCATATTTTTGAGAGCCATTCGCAATACCGCTATGAACGCATGGAAGAACTTTTAGAAGAAGCACCTAAGGTGACTCCAGCAAGTGCGGTCCGTATTTTGCGAAACAAAAAGGGGCTAGATGACAAACGCATTGGTTACGGTAACGAGAAAGCACTGAACCAACTGTTGGCCCACCACGGTATCGTTTTTCAGCCCGAAGACCTGAAAGTTTGGGTATCTAGCAACCCCTATCAACTTGGTGAATTTGTGACCTATGACCTGAACGAAGTTTTCGGAACAGTCAAAAATAATCCCGAGGCAAAACCTATTTCTTCCCCTGCAGAAAATATTGAAGCAGACCCATTTTTACATACTTTGGCCTACAAGCATTATGAACGTTACCGAGATTTAAAAGAGCAAATTACTGCGGCATTGGCATCCGAAGAAAAAATAGAATCGTCAATAGTATCGGAATTTGTTGCCGTAAATCCCGATTTTTGGGAGGTTCATTTTTTGGTAGGGAAGTATTATTACCAAAACGACGACTATCAGGAAGCATTAGATGCTTTTGAGATGGCCATGACCAAAGAAATAACAACGGTACCAGACCAAGAAAATCTGGAGAAATACATTAAAAAAACCAAAAGGAAGCTCAAATAA